In Sphaeramia orbicularis chromosome 1, fSphaOr1.1, whole genome shotgun sequence, a genomic segment contains:
- the LOC115418838 gene encoding glutamine synthetase-like, giving the protein MSIPSETLRLHKTSRNHYLSLPSGEECLVTYVFINERGENLKCKTRTLNHEPAGIEDIPEWYASMGVNGRRAEVTLVPVRMYRDPFTLDPNKLVLCEVVDNHHVPTESNKRSQCAQVMEKVKHFEAWFGMEQEYVLFDLDGQLFGWPSGGCKFPQGSLSCAVGLNKVRGRDICISHYKACLYAGVKIDGSNAEGLPAQWEFQVGPCEGTEMSDDLWMARYILHRVCEDFGVVASLDVKPIKEKKWTSGCHINFSTKDMRAEGGLQYIEEAVRQLSLRHSEHLLVYDPHGGADNMRRLTSGMCTSSFHEFSAGTGSRSVSVRIPGHVNYKNCGYLEDRRPASNCDPYSVIEALVETCLLGTSEEHHDNDKKTVNTPCAVIANRDEPMFRTEQCMYCSKSGYKWEDYGDKQACHHSFYTVEGLCDSDSYSKE; this is encoded by the exons ATGTCCATCCCGTCTGAAACCCTCCGTCTGCACAAGACCTCCAGGAATCATTACCTGTCTCTCCCCTCTGGTGAGGAGTGTCTGGTCACTTATGTTTTCATCAATGAAAGAGGAGAAAACCTAAAATGTAAAACAAGGACACTGAACCATGAACCAGCCGGAATTGAAG ATATTCCAGAATGGTATGCATCCATGGGTGTAAATGGCCGTAGAGCGGAGGTCACTTTGGTCCCAGTCAGAATGTATCGAGACCCTTTCACTCTCGACCCTAATAAACTGGTTCTATGTGAAGTGGTTGACAACCACCACGtccccacag AGAGTAATAAGCGTTCACAATGTGCACAAGTAATGGAGAAGGTGAAACACTTTGAGGCCTGGTTTGGGATGGAGCAGGAGTACGTCCTCTTTGATTTGGATGGACAGCTCTTTGGTTGGCCTTCTGGGGGATGCAAGTTTCCTCAAG GGTCCTTGTCTTGTGCTGTGGGACTTAATAAAGTACGTGGAAGGGACATCTGTATCAGTCATTACAAAGCCTGTCTGTACGCTGGGGTGAAGATAGATGGCAGTAATGCAGAGGGACTACCAGCCCAG TGGGAGTTCCAGGTCGGTCCATGTGAGGGGACTGAAATGTCGGATGATCTGTGGATGGCCCGTTATATTCTGCACCGTGTGTGTGAAGACTTTGGGGTGGTTGCCTCCTTGGATGTAAAAccaatcaaagagaaaaaatggacaTCAGGCTGTCACATCAACTTCAGCACCAAGGACATGAGGGCTGAAGGGGGACTACA GTACATTGAAGAAGCAGTAAGACAGCTGAGTCTGCGTCACTCTGAACATCTGCTGGTTTATGATCCACATGGTGGTGCAGACAACATGCGTCGTCTCACCAGTGGCATGTGCACCTCCAGTTTCCATGAGTTCTCCGCAGGAACAGGCTCTCGAAGTGTTAGCGTTCGTATCCCCGGCCATGTCAATTATAAGAACTGTGGGTACTTAGAGGACCGACGTCCTGCCTCCAACTGTGACCCCTACTCTGTGATAGAGGCCTTGGTTGAAACCTGTCTTCTGGGAACATCTGAGGAACATCACGATAATGACAAGAAAACAGTCAACACACCT TGTGCTGTGATAGCCAACCGTGATGAGCCAATGTTTAGGACAGAGCAGTGCATGTACTGTTCCAAATCAG GATATAAATGGGAGGATTACGGAGACAAACAAGCCTGTCATCATTCATTTTACACAGTTGAGGGGTTGTGTGACTCAGACAGCTACAGCAAAGAGTAG
- the LOC115422172 gene encoding D(1A) dopamine receptor-like, which yields MNNTTGLEVTGAGSRDELPAYRALTGCILALLIIWTLLGNFTVCVAVYHYRHLRAKVTNIFIVSLALSDLLVAVLVMPWKAVAEVAGFWPFGGFCKTWLACDIMCSTASILNLCVISVDRYWAISSPFRYERTMDRKVAFVMVGVTWTVSVVISFVPVQLNWHRAEIGDPAGGGLAQQGKSVDGSCDSSLSRTYAISSSLISFYIPVAIMIVTYTRIYRIAQMQIRMISSLERAAEHAQSCRSDVPELFPHLRSDLSPASYQAHISVHSAFQDTDHSHRELKVSIRKETKVLKTLSIIMGVFVCCWLPFFVLNCALPFCPGPGAHRGPHCVSEKTFDVFVWIGWSNSSLNPIIYAFNADFRDAFLRLLRCRGRGCWAAVSAAVETVMAGTGSGHMRQDSPLNSKLGVSFAMRTRGSEDSGNTTMTVLYHKGTTSEQVTDTEETQDKDRLTQIPI from the coding sequence ATGAATAACACAACCGGCTTGGAAGTGACAGGAGCAGGCAGCCGGGATGAGTTACCGGCGTACCGAGCGTTAACGGGTTGCATCCTGGCGCTGCTCATCATTTGGACTCTTCTCGGTAACTTCACGGTGTGCGTAGCCGTCTACCACTACAGGCACCTGCGCGCCAAAGTCACCAACATCTTCATCGTGTCCCTGGCTCTGTCGGACCTCCTAGTCGCCGTGCTGGTGATGCCATGGAAGGCTGTGGCGGAGGTGGCCGGATTCTGGCCCTTTGGGGGGTTTTGTAAGACCTGGCTGGCCTGCGACATCATGTGCTCCACAGCCTCCATCCTCAACCTGTGCGTTATCAGTGTGGACCGATACTGGGCCATCTCCAGTCCTTTCCGCTACGAGAGGACCATGGACAGGAAGGTGGCTTTTGTCATGGTTGGGGTGACTTGGACAGTGTCGGTGGTGATCTCTTTTGTCCCCGTGCAGCTGAACTGGCACCGGGCGGAGATAGGTGACCCGGCCGGGGGGGGTTTGGCACAACAGGGTAAGAGTGTGGATGGAAGCTGTGACTCCAGCCTGAGCCGCACATACGCCATCTCGTCCTCCCTCATCAGCTTCTACATCCCCGTTGCTATCATGATCGTCACATATACTCGGATTTATCGGATAGCCCAGATGCAGATCCGGATGATATCTTCACTGGAGCGCGCAGCCGAGCACGCGCAGAGTTGTCGCTCTGATGTACCTGAGTTGTTTCCTCACCTGCGCTCAGACCTCAGCCCCGCTTCATATCAGGCTCATATCAGTGTCCACTCCGCTTTTCAGGACACTGATCATTCACACCGAGAGCTGAAAGTCTCAATCAGAAAAGAGACCAAAGTCCTAAAAACCCTGAGCATCATCATGGGAGTGTTTGTTTGCTGTTGGCTGCCATTCTTTGTGCTGAACTGCGCTCTGCCCTTCTGTCCTGGTCCCGGGGCCCACCGGGGTCCTCACTGTGTCAGCGAAAAAACTTTTGACGTCTTTGTCTGGATCGGGTGGAGCAATTCATCCCTGAACCCTATCATTTATGCGTTTAACGCGGACTTTAGAGATGCCTTCCTGCGCCTTTTGCGGTGCCGCGGACGGGGATGCTGGGCCGCCGTGAGCGCAGCGGTGGAGACGGTGATGGCGGGCACCGGGTCCGGACACATGAGGCAGGACAGCCCGCTCAACTCCAAGCTGGGCGTTTCTTTTGCCATGCGCACCAGGGGAAGTGAAGACAGTGGGAACACCACGATGACTGTGTTATATCATAAAGGGACAACCTCTGAGCAGGTGACGGACACCGAGGAAACCCAGGACAAAGACAGACTGACACAGATACCCATCTGA